Proteins from a genomic interval of Papaver somniferum cultivar HN1 chromosome 4, ASM357369v1, whole genome shotgun sequence:
- the LOC113271743 gene encoding ureide permease 2-like isoform X1 codes for MDITGFSSLISHSIERFWLYNHSTGLLKMYVVESKAGAIGCMLLALLFLGTWPAILTLLERRGRLPQHTYLDYSITNLLAAVLIALTFGQIGDGKPDTPNFITQLYQDNWPCVLFAMAGGVFLSLGNLATQYAWAFVGLSVTEVITASITVVIGTTLNYFLDDRINKAEILFPGVACFLIAVLLGSSVHSSNGTDNKAKLSSYTDEKGAIEISESKNAYKYTDGNKDLEDGNVSVEKAEVGTADFLIELENKRAIKVFGKSTLIGLGITFFAGFCFSLFSPAFNLATNDQWDTMKEGVPHLVVYTAFFYFSVSCFTIAIILNITFLYYPVLNLPRSSLKAYVNDWNSRNWALLAGLVCGFGNGLQFMGGQAAGYAAADAVQALPLVSTFWGILLFGEYRKSSKRTYVLLVSMLLMFIVAVAILMASSGHRKT; via the exons ATG GATATCACTGgtttttcttccttgatttctcATTCAATTGAGAGATTTTGGTTGTATAATCATAGTACAGGGCTGCTCAAGATGTATGTAGTTGAGAGTAAGGCAGGGGCAATAGGTTGCATGTTGCTTGCTCTACTCTTCTTGGGTACATGGCCTGCTATTCTTACTCTTTTAGAAAGAAGAGGGAGGCTTCCACAACATACTTACCTTGATTACTCTATTACCAATCTCTTAGCTGCGGTGTTAATTGCCTTGACATTCGGTCAAATAGGCGATGGCAAACCCGATACGCCGAATTTCATCACTCAGCTTTATCAA GACAACTGGCCTTGCGTCTTGTTCGCCATGGCAGGTGGTGTGTTTCTCAGTCTTGGAAATCTCGCTACTCAGTATGCTTGGGCATTTGTTGGTCTCTCGGTGACAGAGGTCATAACTGCAAGCATAACAGTTGTTATAG GAACAACTTTGAACTACTTCTTAGATGATCGAATCAACAAAGCCGAGATTCTATTCCCAGGAGTTGCATGTTTTCTGATTGCGGTTCTTCTTGGATCTTCTGTTCATTCTTCAAATGGAACTGATAATAAAGCAAAGCTTAGTAGTTATACGGATGAGAAGGG GGCAATTGAGATATCAGAGTCTAAGAATGCATACAAGTACACCG ATGGAAACAAGGATTTAGAGGATGGAAACGTTAGTGTTGAGAAAGCTGAAGTAGGAACTGCTGACTTCCTTATAGAGCTTGAAAATAAAAGAGCAATCAAG GTTTTTGGGAAGAGCACTTTGATCGGTCTGGGTATTACATTCTTTGCCGGCTTTTGCTTCTCTCTCTTCTCGCCGGCATTCAACTTGGCAACGAATGATCAATGGGACACAATGAAAGAGGGGGTTCCCCATTTAGTTGTCTACACTGCGTTTTTCTACTTCTCGGTTTCTTGTTTTACAATTGCCATTATTCTAAACATCACCTTCCTGTACTACCCTGTACTTAACCTACCGAGGTCTTCTCTTAAGGCTTATGTGAATGATTGGAACAGTAGAAATTGGGCTCTCTTGGCAGGGCTCGTTTGTGGATTTGGGAACGGTCTCCAATTCATGGGTGGTCAAGCTGCTGGATATGCAGCTGCAGATGCTGTTCAG GCACTTCCACTTGTGAGCACATTTTGGGGTATACTTCTGTTTGGAGAGTATCGGAAGTCGTCGAAAAGGACATACGTATTGCTTGTTAGCATGTTGCTGATGTTTATTGTGGCGGTAGCGATTCTTATGGCATCATCAGGGCATCGAAAAACATGA
- the LOC113271743 gene encoding ureide permease 2-like isoform X2 has translation MYVVESKAGAIGCMLLALLFLGTWPAILTLLERRGRLPQHTYLDYSITNLLAAVLIALTFGQIGDGKPDTPNFITQLYQDNWPCVLFAMAGGVFLSLGNLATQYAWAFVGLSVTEVITASITVVIGTTLNYFLDDRINKAEILFPGVACFLIAVLLGSSVHSSNGTDNKAKLSSYTDEKGAIEISESKNAYKYTDGNKDLEDGNVSVEKAEVGTADFLIELENKRAIKVFGKSTLIGLGITFFAGFCFSLFSPAFNLATNDQWDTMKEGVPHLVVYTAFFYFSVSCFTIAIILNITFLYYPVLNLPRSSLKAYVNDWNSRNWALLAGLVCGFGNGLQFMGGQAAGYAAADAVQALPLVSTFWGILLFGEYRKSSKRTYVLLVSMLLMFIVAVAILMASSGHRKT, from the exons ATGTATGTAGTTGAGAGTAAGGCAGGGGCAATAGGTTGCATGTTGCTTGCTCTACTCTTCTTGGGTACATGGCCTGCTATTCTTACTCTTTTAGAAAGAAGAGGGAGGCTTCCACAACATACTTACCTTGATTACTCTATTACCAATCTCTTAGCTGCGGTGTTAATTGCCTTGACATTCGGTCAAATAGGCGATGGCAAACCCGATACGCCGAATTTCATCACTCAGCTTTATCAA GACAACTGGCCTTGCGTCTTGTTCGCCATGGCAGGTGGTGTGTTTCTCAGTCTTGGAAATCTCGCTACTCAGTATGCTTGGGCATTTGTTGGTCTCTCGGTGACAGAGGTCATAACTGCAAGCATAACAGTTGTTATAG GAACAACTTTGAACTACTTCTTAGATGATCGAATCAACAAAGCCGAGATTCTATTCCCAGGAGTTGCATGTTTTCTGATTGCGGTTCTTCTTGGATCTTCTGTTCATTCTTCAAATGGAACTGATAATAAAGCAAAGCTTAGTAGTTATACGGATGAGAAGGG GGCAATTGAGATATCAGAGTCTAAGAATGCATACAAGTACACCG ATGGAAACAAGGATTTAGAGGATGGAAACGTTAGTGTTGAGAAAGCTGAAGTAGGAACTGCTGACTTCCTTATAGAGCTTGAAAATAAAAGAGCAATCAAG GTTTTTGGGAAGAGCACTTTGATCGGTCTGGGTATTACATTCTTTGCCGGCTTTTGCTTCTCTCTCTTCTCGCCGGCATTCAACTTGGCAACGAATGATCAATGGGACACAATGAAAGAGGGGGTTCCCCATTTAGTTGTCTACACTGCGTTTTTCTACTTCTCGGTTTCTTGTTTTACAATTGCCATTATTCTAAACATCACCTTCCTGTACTACCCTGTACTTAACCTACCGAGGTCTTCTCTTAAGGCTTATGTGAATGATTGGAACAGTAGAAATTGGGCTCTCTTGGCAGGGCTCGTTTGTGGATTTGGGAACGGTCTCCAATTCATGGGTGGTCAAGCTGCTGGATATGCAGCTGCAGATGCTGTTCAG GCACTTCCACTTGTGAGCACATTTTGGGGTATACTTCTGTTTGGAGAGTATCGGAAGTCGTCGAAAAGGACATACGTATTGCTTGTTAGCATGTTGCTGATGTTTATTGTGGCGGTAGCGATTCTTATGGCATCATCAGGGCATCGAAAAACATGA